In Kordia antarctica, the following proteins share a genomic window:
- a CDS encoding ABC transporter ATP-binding protein: MNYIKKILRFAIPYKKYAYLNIFFNVLYALFSTLGMVALIPMLTVLFDEGEKLTEKPIFDGNIKDYLENYLNYFITTTSESEGEINTLMYMIILIVVLFFFRNIFGYLAMYFITFLRNGILKDVRNELYDKIMELPISFYSEKRKGDVIARTSADVGEIQNSFLSVLELVVKEPLTILFTIGAMFFISPKLTLFVFIFIPVSGFIISAVGKKLKKHSENTQKEQGIFLSHLEETLGGLRVIKGFNGESYFGDRFKESTYRFFSFSNKLLNRQNLASPISEFLGIVIIAVLLWYGGNMVLVENTLKASAFIAYIGLSWQILTPAKAISKASYSVKRGNAAADRVLEILETESPIADVPNAKVKEGFNSEITLRNISFKYDETYVLKDFTLTVPKGKTVALVGQSGSGKSTIANLVTRFYDVNEGSIEVDGENIKTLTKHSLRGLMGLVTQDSILFNETIRNNVKLGKQDATDEEVIAALKIANAWEFVKDLPLVLDHNVGDSGGKLSGGQKQRLSIARAVLKNPPIMILDEATSALDTESERLVQVALENMMKNRTSIVIAHRLSTIQNADVIVVMQKGEIVEQGTHEELISNNMVYTKLVQMQSI, encoded by the coding sequence ATGAATTATATCAAAAAAATATTGCGCTTTGCAATACCTTATAAAAAATATGCGTATTTAAATATTTTCTTTAATGTACTTTACGCTTTGTTTAGCACACTAGGAATGGTTGCTTTAATTCCAATGCTTACCGTACTTTTTGATGAAGGAGAAAAACTAACTGAAAAACCAATTTTTGATGGTAATATCAAAGATTATTTAGAAAATTATCTAAATTACTTTATCACGACAACTTCTGAATCTGAAGGAGAAATAAACACATTGATGTATATGATCATTTTGATTGTCGTGCTGTTTTTCTTTAGAAACATATTTGGCTACTTGGCAATGTATTTTATTACATTTTTACGAAACGGAATTTTGAAAGATGTTCGAAATGAATTGTATGATAAAATCATGGAATTACCAATTTCTTTTTACTCAGAGAAAAGAAAAGGTGATGTCATTGCGCGTACTTCTGCTGATGTAGGAGAAATTCAAAACTCGTTTTTATCCGTATTGGAACTTGTAGTTAAAGAACCTTTGACAATTTTATTTACGATTGGCGCTATGTTTTTCATCAGTCCAAAACTGACACTTTTTGTATTTATTTTTATTCCGGTTTCTGGTTTTATTATTTCTGCGGTTGGAAAAAAATTAAAGAAACATTCTGAAAATACCCAAAAAGAACAAGGAATCTTTTTATCACATTTAGAAGAAACATTAGGAGGATTGCGCGTGATTAAAGGATTTAATGGAGAATCTTACTTTGGTGACCGTTTCAAAGAATCTACGTATCGATTTTTTAGTTTTTCAAATAAATTATTAAACAGACAAAATTTAGCTTCTCCAATAAGTGAGTTTTTAGGAATTGTCATTATTGCTGTACTTCTTTGGTATGGAGGAAATATGGTATTGGTCGAAAATACGTTGAAAGCCAGTGCATTTATCGCATATATTGGATTATCATGGCAAATTTTAACACCAGCAAAAGCAATTTCAAAAGCATCTTACAGTGTGAAAAGAGGAAATGCTGCTGCTGATCGTGTATTGGAAATTTTAGAAACAGAAAGTCCTATTGCAGATGTACCAAATGCAAAAGTAAAAGAAGGTTTTAATTCAGAAATAACATTAAGAAATATTTCTTTTAAATATGATGAAACGTACGTATTGAAAGACTTTACACTAACAGTTCCGAAAGGGAAAACAGTTGCCTTAGTTGGACAATCGGGAAGTGGAAAGAGTACGATTGCAAATCTTGTAACGCGTTTTTATGATGTAAACGAAGGAAGTATTGAAGTTGATGGCGAGAATATAAAAACACTCACCAAACATTCTTTACGTGGCTTAATGGGACTCGTAACGCAAGATTCTATCCTTTTTAATGAAACGATTCGTAATAACGTGAAACTTGGAAAACAAGACGCAACCGACGAAGAAGTGATTGCTGCATTGAAAATCGCAAATGCGTGGGAATTTGTAAAGGATTTACCTCTAGTTCTCGATCATAATGTGGGAGATTCTGGTGGAAAATTATCTGGAGGACAAAAACAACGTTTGAGTATTGCCAGAGCCGTTTTAAAGAATCCGCCAATTATGATTTTGGATGAAGCAACTTCTGCACTAGATACCGAAAGCGAACGTTTGGTACAAGTCGCGCTTGAAAATATGATGAAGAATAGAACTTCCATCGTCATTGCACATAGATTGTCTACGATTCAGAATGCAGATGTGATTGTTGTGATGCAAAAAGGCGAAATTGTAGAACAAGGAACGCATGAAGAGTTGATTAGCAACAATATGGTGTATACGAAGTTGGTGCAGATGCAGTCGATATAG
- a CDS encoding phospho-sugar mutase, with the protein MTKIDAKILEKATAWLAPNFDSDTQTKVQQLIDNNPKELTESFYQNLAFGTGGMRGVMGPGTNRINKYTLGKNTQGLSNYLKKIYPNQQLKVAIAYDCRHNSKSLAETVAAVFSANDIQVYLFSDLRPTPELSFAVKYLNCHAGIVLTASHNPPEYNGYKVYWTDGGQIVPPEDEEIIQEINALDFAQIKFEAKNDLIHLIDAEVDEAFANASVANADFKSPEKDNLNIVFTSLHGTSITLIPEVLKKAGYKNVHIVEEQATPDGDFPTVVSPNPEEPEALKMALELADKVNADIVIGTDPDGDRLGVAVRDLDGNMIIVNGNQTMVVMTDFLLQQWKNNNKINGKQFIGSTIVSTPMMGKLAEAYKVECKIGLTGFKWIAKMIKDFPELEFIGGGEESFGFMTGDFVRDKDAVTATLLACEIAAQAKVDGSSFYASLIDMYVSHGFYKEKLVSLVKKGMDGAAEIKQTMIDLRENPLTTIDGSKVIRIEDYQTATTTNMETGKTSKIQIPKSNVLIYYTADGTQIAARPSGTEPKIKFYFSVNLPLANKADFEAVEKQLDAKIDRIVLEMKLN; encoded by the coding sequence ATGACAAAGATTGACGCTAAAATTTTGGAGAAAGCAACTGCTTGGCTAGCTCCAAATTTTGATTCAGATACGCAAACAAAAGTGCAACAACTTATAGATAACAATCCAAAAGAATTGACTGAAAGTTTTTACCAAAACTTAGCTTTTGGAACTGGCGGAATGCGCGGCGTTATGGGGCCTGGAACGAATAGAATCAATAAATACACGTTAGGGAAAAATACACAAGGACTAAGTAATTATCTCAAAAAAATATACCCAAATCAACAATTAAAAGTTGCCATTGCATACGATTGCAGACACAATAGTAAATCGCTTGCAGAAACGGTTGCAGCTGTATTTTCAGCGAATGATATTCAAGTATATTTATTTTCAGATTTACGTCCGACTCCAGAATTATCGTTTGCAGTAAAATATTTAAATTGTCATGCAGGAATTGTGTTGACAGCATCACACAATCCGCCAGAATACAATGGTTATAAAGTGTATTGGACAGATGGCGGACAAATTGTTCCACCAGAAGATGAAGAAATTATTCAAGAAATTAATGCCTTAGATTTTGCTCAAATCAAGTTTGAAGCAAAAAATGATTTGATTCATTTGATTGATGCCGAAGTCGATGAAGCTTTCGCGAACGCAAGTGTGGCAAACGCAGATTTTAAATCTCCTGAAAAGGATAACTTAAATATCGTGTTTACCTCTTTGCACGGAACTTCGATCACATTAATTCCAGAAGTTTTGAAAAAAGCTGGCTATAAAAATGTTCATATTGTTGAAGAACAAGCAACACCTGATGGCGATTTTCCTACGGTAGTTTCTCCAAATCCTGAAGAACCAGAAGCATTAAAAATGGCGTTGGAATTGGCTGATAAGGTAAATGCCGATATCGTAATTGGAACAGATCCAGATGGTGATCGTTTGGGAGTTGCTGTCCGTGATTTGGATGGAAATATGATAATCGTAAATGGAAATCAAACGATGGTTGTAATGACCGATTTCTTGTTGCAACAATGGAAAAATAACAATAAAATAAACGGAAAACAATTTATTGGTTCTACGATTGTGTCTACACCAATGATGGGAAAATTAGCGGAAGCATATAAGGTAGAATGTAAAATTGGCTTGACAGGTTTTAAATGGATTGCCAAAATGATTAAAGATTTTCCAGAACTTGAATTTATTGGCGGCGGCGAAGAAAGTTTCGGATTTATGACAGGTGATTTTGTACGTGATAAAGATGCAGTTACTGCTACATTATTGGCATGTGAGATTGCCGCACAAGCAAAAGTTGATGGAAGTTCTTTTTATGCGTCTTTGATTGACATGTACGTTTCTCACGGATTTTACAAAGAGAAATTAGTTTCTTTAGTAAAAAAAGGAATGGATGGCGCCGCTGAAATCAAGCAAACAATGATTGATTTACGTGAAAATCCGTTAACAACTATTGATGGTTCTAAAGTAATCAGAATTGAAGATTATCAAACTGCAACTACAACCAACATGGAAACTGGTAAAACATCTAAAATTCAGATTCCAAAATCAAACGTATTAATTTATTACACGGCTGATGGCACTCAAATTGCCGCGCGCCCAAGTGGTACAGAACCTAAAATAAAATTCTACTTTAGTGTGAATCTGCCTTTAGCAAACAAAGCTGATTTTGAAGCTGTAGAAAAACAACTCGATGCAAAAATTGATCGCATCGTACTAGAAATGAAACTTAACTAA
- a CDS encoding T9SS type B sorting domain-containing protein, translating into MIDMKENSLKLFCILLFFCISVSAQRETAHWFFGVNAGLNFNTGTPIVLDAGQVNTLEGCSTISDANGALLFYTDGVTVWNRMHEIMPNGTDLIGSLSSTQSCIIIPNPANSNIYYIFTTDVVDSYDIISGQSNGFNYSIVDMTLSGGMGAVTMKNINLLPNTSEKVSAALSSDGNFWVITHRNNQFFSFKVTSAGVNTIPVVSNTAHSVPDYKNIRGNMKISPNGTKLAIVHTLFEPDQAGSLYLYDFDSTTGFVTNEDFLGDDLMFYGVEFSSNSTKLYASGKLFSGGNSFANMQLQQYDVTSTDVPNTKYIVYDYVQGLVISSLAGSLQLGMDKRIYHSLPGNRISTVNTPNLLGAACDFDFESVDLGLHFARFGLPAAVQSYYESIATIENFCFGDETTFAIASENDITGIDWNFGDPASGNNSMSSVISPTHTFSNAGSFTVTANVTFSNVPNQQFTEIVVIQETPTINSLFTIEQCDADDNDSDGLSIFNLQQAVAIIEEDNGNSNIDVLFFENITDAQMNENTLTNDFYANSVNEQILYARVFSYVDCFAITQVRLKVNSNTNLGLHTTIDVCELNGTSISVTQIEDTLENDFPGATIGIYNTRNDALLQNNQLTNFSPVNVNTNGELFFRVSYGTECGFIGSIEINIVGQPIIGDQEAFLCTGNGTSVELSFEENFASYVWSTNEITPAITVTETGVYTVTVSNSAGCEKQISYVVTEEPPLTIDRIEVADFQAVNTIKIVVADENDPENITYSINGGNSFSENNEFVNIYPGIYDIVVRRGECNAASETILVGGFPKFFTPNGDSFNDTWQLLQKEYYPNATIELYDRYGKNLNYIKADTEWDGTYKGARLPSGDYWYKLTLENGRIIKGNVTLKR; encoded by the coding sequence ATGATTGATATGAAAGAAAATTCTCTAAAACTCTTTTGCATACTTCTCTTTTTTTGTATCTCAGTAAGCGCGCAACGAGAAACTGCTCATTGGTTTTTTGGTGTAAATGCTGGACTAAATTTTAATACGGGAACACCAATCGTATTAGATGCTGGTCAGGTAAATACGCTTGAAGGTTGCTCAACGATTTCTGACGCAAATGGAGCACTGTTATTCTACACAGATGGAGTTACAGTATGGAACAGAATGCACGAAATAATGCCAAACGGAACGGACTTAATTGGAAGTTTGTCCAGTACACAATCGTGTATCATAATTCCAAACCCTGCGAATTCAAATATATATTACATTTTTACAACTGATGTTGTGGATTCGTATGATATAATTTCGGGTCAAAGTAATGGATTTAATTATTCCATTGTCGATATGACTTTAAGTGGCGGAATGGGCGCAGTAACCATGAAAAACATAAATTTATTACCAAATACATCCGAAAAGGTAAGTGCAGCGCTGAGTTCTGACGGAAATTTTTGGGTAATTACACATCGTAACAATCAGTTTTTTTCGTTCAAAGTAACTTCGGCTGGCGTCAATACAATTCCTGTGGTTTCTAACACAGCACATTCTGTTCCTGATTATAAAAATATTAGAGGAAATATGAAAATTTCTCCTAACGGAACAAAATTAGCTATTGTACATACATTATTTGAGCCAGATCAAGCTGGTTCGTTGTATTTGTATGATTTTGATAGTACAACGGGATTTGTCACTAACGAAGATTTTTTAGGAGATGATTTGATGTTTTATGGTGTTGAATTTTCTTCGAATTCTACAAAACTATACGCTTCTGGAAAATTATTTTCTGGAGGAAATTCGTTCGCAAACATGCAATTGCAACAATATGATGTAACTTCAACGGATGTTCCGAATACAAAATACATTGTGTATGATTATGTGCAAGGTCTAGTAATATCGTCTTTGGCTGGAAGTTTACAATTAGGAATGGACAAACGAATTTATCATTCCTTACCAGGAAATAGAATCTCAACGGTAAATACGCCAAATTTACTTGGTGCTGCCTGTGATTTTGACTTTGAAAGTGTGGATTTAGGATTGCATTTTGCACGTTTTGGATTGCCTGCCGCTGTACAATCGTATTATGAAAGTATTGCAACAATTGAAAATTTCTGTTTTGGAGATGAAACTACGTTTGCAATAGCTTCTGAAAATGATATTACTGGAATCGATTGGAATTTTGGCGATCCAGCATCTGGAAATAACAGCATGTCTTCTGTAATTTCGCCAACACATACGTTTTCTAATGCTGGATCGTTTACAGTAACCGCGAATGTGACGTTTTCAAATGTGCCAAATCAGCAATTTACTGAAATCGTAGTCATTCAAGAAACACCAACTATAAATTCGTTATTTACAATTGAACAATGCGACGCTGATGACAATGATAGCGATGGTTTATCAATATTTAATCTGCAACAAGCAGTTGCTATTATAGAAGAAGATAATGGTAATTCTAATATAGATGTTTTATTTTTTGAAAACATAACGGATGCGCAAATGAACGAAAATACGTTGACAAATGATTTCTATGCAAATAGTGTAAACGAGCAAATATTATATGCACGCGTTTTTTCGTATGTAGACTGTTTTGCGATCACGCAAGTGCGACTAAAAGTAAACTCAAATACCAACTTAGGACTACATACTACGATTGATGTGTGCGAACTAAATGGCACCAGTATTTCCGTTACACAAATAGAAGATACGTTAGAAAATGATTTCCCTGGCGCAACAATCGGAATTTACAATACAAGAAACGACGCGTTATTACAAAACAATCAACTCACAAATTTCTCTCCTGTAAATGTCAACACAAACGGAGAACTGTTTTTCAGAGTTTCGTACGGAACCGAATGCGGATTTATTGGAAGTATTGAGATTAATATCGTTGGTCAGCCAATAATTGGCGATCAGGAAGCATTTTTATGTACTGGTAATGGCACTTCCGTAGAATTGTCTTTTGAGGAAAATTTTGCCAGTTATGTATGGTCTACAAACGAAATTACGCCCGCAATTACGGTAACGGAAACTGGTGTGTATACCGTTACAGTTTCAAATAGTGCAGGTTGCGAAAAGCAAATTTCGTATGTTGTTACTGAAGAACCTCCATTAACTATTGATCGTATAGAAGTAGCAGACTTTCAAGCTGTAAACACCATAAAAATAGTAGTTGCAGACGAGAATGATCCAGAAAATATTACGTATTCTATCAATGGAGGAAATTCGTTTTCAGAAAATAACGAATTTGTGAATATATATCCTGGCATTTATGACATTGTAGTGCGTCGTGGCGAATGTAATGCAGCTTCAGAAACCATTTTAGTTGGAGGATTTCCGAAATTCTTCACACCAAATGGCGATAGCTTTAATGATACGTGGCAATTACTTCAGAAAGAATATTATCCGAATGCAACTATTGAATTGTATGATAGATATGGAAAAAATTTAAACTACATCAAAGCAGACACAGAATGGGACGGAACTTACAAAGGTGCTCGGTTGCCTTCTGGCGATTATTGGTATAAGTTAACTCTTGAAAACGGAAGAATCATTAAAGGAAATGTAACCTTGAAACGTTAA
- a CDS encoding glycosyltransferase family 2 protein, which yields MNISVVIPLLNEDESLKELYTWIARVMHANKYTYEVLFIDDGSTDRSWEIIQELAEKHSEVKGIRFLQNYGKSQALHAGFNKALGDVVITMDADLQDSPDEIPELFNMITEKKLDLVSGWKKKRYDSVIAKNIPSKLFNWAARRTSGLKLHDFNCGLKAYKNSVIKNVDVYGEMHRYIPVLAKNAGFHNIGEKVVIHQARKYGKTKFGYDRFINGFLDLITIWFLSKFGKRPMHLFGALGVLMFMIGLASAGYIGITKLYKLAYDLPAILVTDNPWFYISLATMIIGTQFFLAGFLGEIVLRSKRDKERYKISETENF from the coding sequence ATGCATGCAAATAAGTATACGTATGAAGTACTTTTTATTGATGATGGAAGTACGGATCGTTCTTGGGAAATTATTCAAGAGTTGGCTGAAAAACATTCCGAAGTAAAAGGAATTCGTTTTTTGCAGAACTATGGAAAGTCGCAAGCGTTGCATGCAGGTTTTAATAAAGCTTTAGGCGATGTTGTCATTACAATGGATGCGGATTTACAAGACAGTCCTGACGAAATTCCTGAATTGTTCAATATGATTACAGAGAAAAAACTCGACCTAGTTTCTGGTTGGAAAAAGAAACGGTATGATTCTGTCATTGCGAAGAATATTCCATCAAAATTATTCAATTGGGCAGCGAGAAGAACTTCTGGATTAAAATTACACGATTTTAACTGCGGTTTAAAAGCATATAAAAATAGTGTGATTAAGAATGTTGACGTTTATGGCGAAATGCACAGATATATTCCTGTATTGGCTAAAAACGCAGGTTTTCACAATATTGGCGAAAAAGTTGTCATACATCAAGCACGGAAGTATGGAAAAACTAAATTTGGTTATGACCGTTTTATTAATGGTTTTTTAGATTTAATCACGATTTGGTTTTTGTCTAAATTCGGAAAACGTCCGATGCACTTATTTGGCGCATTAGGCGTATTAATGTTTATGATTGGATTGGCTTCTGCCGGATATATCGGAATTACAAAATTATACAAACTTGCGTATGATTTACCAGCAATTTTAGTAACTGATAATCCTTGGTTTTATATTTCTTTAGCAACCATGATTATTGGAACTCAGTTTTTCTTAGCTGGATTTTTAGGCGAAATTGTATTGCGAAGTAAACGCGATAAGGAACGTTATAAGATTAGTGAAACAGAGAATTTTTAA